From Paenibacillus graminis, a single genomic window includes:
- a CDS encoding response regulator transcription factor, which produces MKAAQGVRLLLVDDEPHILQFLELGLINEGFEVRTAPDGDSAIAVAADFKPHVAILDVMMPGMDGFELCRYLRSEESELAVIMLTAKDEVDDRVKGLSIGADDYMVKPFSFDELLARIQARLRNQFPGLLGEVRCGPFRLDGRRKEIRHKDEVLELSPTEYELLQYLVINHGLVLSKPMILDKVWGYDFGGEENIVEVYIRSLREKLGDKDHRIIRTLRGAGYRVDLV; this is translated from the coding sequence ATGAAGGCTGCCCAAGGTGTAAGACTGCTGCTGGTGGATGACGAGCCTCATATTCTCCAGTTCCTGGAGCTGGGCCTGATCAATGAGGGCTTTGAAGTAAGAACAGCGCCGGACGGGGACAGTGCCATTGCCGTTGCGGCCGATTTCAAGCCCCATGTCGCCATTCTGGATGTGATGATGCCGGGAATGGACGGATTTGAGCTCTGCCGCTATCTACGCTCGGAAGAATCGGAACTTGCTGTCATCATGCTTACAGCCAAGGATGAAGTGGATGACCGCGTTAAAGGTCTGTCTATCGGGGCTGACGACTATATGGTTAAGCCGTTCAGCTTTGATGAACTGCTGGCCCGGATTCAGGCGCGTCTGCGCAACCAGTTCCCCGGGCTGCTCGGCGAAGTGCGGTGCGGGCCGTTCCGTCTTGATGGCCGGCGCAAGGAGATCCGCCATAAGGACGAAGTGCTGGAGCTATCCCCTACGGAATACGAGCTGCTGCAATACCTGGTCATCAATCATGGCCTGGTGCTGAGCAAGCCGATGATTCTGGACAAGGTCTGGGGCTATGACTTCGGCGGCGAAGAAAATATCGTCGAGGTGTACATCCGCTCCCTCCGCGAAAAGCTGGGCGATAAAGACCACCGGATCATACGCACGCTGCGCGGTGCCGGATACCGGGTGGATCTGGTATGA
- a CDS encoding glycosyltransferase family 2 protein, translating to MSTHVRYSVIIPMYNEEAVIQETYRRIKKVMGTTGEVYELLFVNDGSTDNCAQMIEEYSYWDESVKLIDLSRNFGHQIAITAGMDYSLGDAVVIIDADLQDPPELILDMIREWKNGYEVVYAKRIKRNGESLFKKWTASLFYRVLRYSTDISIPVDTGDFRLIDRKVCEELKRLPEKNRFVRGLVSWVGFRQKAIEYERDERLAGETKYPLKRMIKLSLDGITSFSYKPLKLAGYLGGLLSGAGFLYLMYVLYLALFTDAAVKGWASMIGITLTFNGFVLIMLGILGEYVGRIYDETKRRPLYIVQEFYSGKKQQSVSEQRVAQLNK from the coding sequence ATGAGTACACACGTGCGCTATTCCGTAATTATACCAATGTATAACGAAGAGGCTGTTATTCAGGAGACGTACCGGCGGATCAAAAAAGTGATGGGAACGACAGGAGAGGTCTATGAGCTGTTATTCGTCAATGACGGGAGCACGGACAACTGTGCGCAGATGATTGAGGAATACAGCTACTGGGACGAGAGTGTGAAGCTGATTGATCTGTCCCGCAACTTCGGCCATCAGATTGCCATAACCGCCGGTATGGATTATTCACTGGGGGATGCGGTGGTCATCATTGACGCCGATCTGCAGGACCCGCCGGAGCTCATTCTGGATATGATCCGGGAGTGGAAAAACGGCTATGAGGTTGTGTACGCCAAACGGATCAAGCGAAACGGCGAATCCCTCTTCAAAAAGTGGACAGCAAGCCTCTTCTACCGGGTGCTGCGTTATTCCACGGACATTTCGATTCCGGTAGATACCGGTGATTTCCGGCTCATTGACCGCAAGGTGTGTGAGGAACTGAAACGGCTCCCGGAGAAAAACCGCTTTGTGCGCGGACTGGTCAGCTGGGTAGGCTTCCGCCAGAAGGCTATCGAATATGAACGTGATGAACGGCTAGCCGGGGAGACGAAATATCCCTTGAAGCGCATGATCAAGCTGTCGCTGGATGGAATCACCTCCTTTTCCTACAAGCCGCTGAAGCTGGCGGGCTATCTAGGAGGGCTCCTCTCGGGAGCCGGATTTCTGTACCTTATGTACGTGCTGTATCTGGCGCTGTTTACGGACGCGGCTGTTAAAGGCTGGGCTTCGATGATCGGTATTACCCTGACATTCAACGGATTTGTACTGATTATGCTGGGCATCCTGGGTGAATATGTCGGCCGGATCTACGACGAGACGAAACGGCGTCCGCTCTACATTGTCCAGGAATTTTACAGCGGCAAGAAGCAGCAAAGTGTAAGCGAACAGAGAGTGGCCCAGCTCAATAAATAA
- a CDS encoding glycosyltransferase family 39 protein gives MKWIKKLGSDVILLGVLLLAAFLYGYGIWNDQYANTYYTTAVGSMLQSFHNFFFASLDSAGSVTVDKPPVTFWIQTLSALIFGLHGWSVILPQVIGGMGSVLLVYLLVKPTFGRTAARLAALAMATTPVAAAVSRTNNIDAMLVFTLLLAAWFLFKGTKRNTTGSLLAAFALIGVGFNEKMLQAYMVLPAFYLFYILAAKVNWKKKTGVLAACTAVLLVVSLSWAVIVDSIPAGKRPYMGSSGTNSVLNLAFGYNGVARLTGERSTGGVGGGFPGGGGSGMIGGGEMPFWNGGEMPLMNGTGGQDGRGGPGTMNGIDGQAQGQQPGGTGGGQADGGSDGRGQAPGGGGMEGQVPGGRADGEDGQGGNRQFNFGQGGRSVSGGGMFNTGTAGPLRLFQSALSGQASWLLPFLLFGCIGIFASLRRRNFTQEHKEALFWLAWLVPVMGFFSIAGFFHQYYLIMMAPPIAALVGAGWLRLWTYYKERAAWLSWLLPVATLATALFQWYIIHPYDSTIGSGWSIGVLAGGGAVTVLLLVLRILKGQKKRFVYASAVLGLLVLLVGPLYWALTPITYGSNSMTPAAGPDSGMGGFGGMGGMDGMGMGGRNGTTGVNENLLAYLKEHNTGEKYLFAAMDYGTAGPYIIDEHESVVILNGFNNSDVPYTTDTLKALVASGKVKYFLVTTGGMGGGGRGGNSEITNWITENGTAVPTAEWQGTVTGSNGGTLYEVTVQ, from the coding sequence TACTGCTGGGGGTACTGCTGCTTGCAGCCTTTCTGTATGGCTATGGAATCTGGAATGATCAATACGCCAATACCTACTATACGACTGCGGTGGGAAGTATGCTCCAGAGCTTCCATAACTTCTTCTTTGCCTCACTGGACTCGGCGGGTTCGGTAACGGTCGATAAACCGCCGGTTACCTTCTGGATTCAGACGCTCAGCGCGCTGATCTTCGGACTGCATGGCTGGAGCGTGATCCTGCCCCAGGTGATTGGCGGGATGGGTTCGGTGCTGCTCGTATATCTGCTGGTGAAGCCAACCTTTGGCCGCACGGCAGCGCGTCTCGCGGCATTGGCCATGGCAACTACACCTGTGGCTGCCGCTGTGAGCAGAACGAACAATATCGATGCTATGCTGGTGTTCACGCTGTTGCTGGCGGCATGGTTTCTCTTCAAGGGGACGAAGCGAAATACAACGGGCAGCCTTCTCGCTGCATTTGCCCTCATCGGCGTTGGCTTCAACGAAAAGATGCTGCAGGCCTATATGGTACTTCCGGCATTTTATCTCTTTTATATTTTGGCAGCCAAAGTGAACTGGAAGAAAAAAACCGGCGTGCTAGCCGCCTGCACCGCAGTACTGCTGGTGGTTTCGTTGTCCTGGGCGGTGATCGTGGATTCCATCCCGGCCGGCAAACGGCCTTACATGGGCAGCAGCGGCACCAACTCTGTGCTCAATCTGGCTTTTGGCTACAACGGGGTAGCACGCTTAACGGGCGAACGCAGCACCGGGGGTGTCGGGGGCGGATTCCCTGGCGGCGGAGGCAGCGGAATGATCGGCGGAGGTGAAATGCCATTCTGGAATGGCGGGGAAATGCCGCTCATGAACGGAACAGGCGGTCAAGACGGCCGGGGCGGCCCGGGAACGATGAACGGAATAGACGGCCAGGCCCAGGGGCAGCAGCCGGGAGGTACTGGAGGCGGACAGGCTGACGGAGGCTCGGATGGCCGCGGCCAAGCTCCAGGTGGCGGCGGGATGGAGGGGCAGGTGCCAGGCGGCAGAGCGGACGGTGAAGACGGCCAGGGCGGAAATCGCCAGTTCAACTTCGGCCAAGGCGGACGCAGCGTGAGCGGAGGCGGAATGTTCAATACCGGCACAGCCGGTCCGCTGCGCTTGTTCCAATCGGCGTTGTCCGGTCAAGCCAGCTGGCTGCTGCCCTTCCTGCTGTTCGGCTGCATCGGGATTTTTGCCAGCCTGCGCAGACGGAATTTTACCCAAGAACATAAAGAAGCGTTGTTCTGGCTGGCCTGGCTGGTACCTGTTATGGGATTCTTCAGCATCGCCGGGTTCTTCCACCAATACTACCTGATTATGATGGCTCCGCCGATTGCGGCACTGGTAGGCGCAGGCTGGCTCCGGCTCTGGACCTATTATAAGGAGCGTGCAGCCTGGCTGTCCTGGCTGCTTCCGGTGGCCACACTCGCTACAGCACTCTTCCAGTGGTACATCATTCATCCTTATGACAGTACCATTGGCAGTGGCTGGTCCATAGGTGTCCTGGCTGGAGGGGGCGCAGTAACTGTGCTGCTGCTGGTGCTCCGGATATTGAAGGGGCAGAAGAAGCGGTTCGTCTATGCATCCGCTGTACTTGGGCTGCTGGTCCTGCTGGTTGGACCGCTGTACTGGGCGCTTACGCCAATTACATACGGCTCAAACAGCATGACACCGGCAGCAGGCCCGGACAGCGGGATGGGTGGCTTTGGAGGCATGGGTGGCATGGATGGCATGGGCATGGGCGGCAGAAACGGCACCACTGGAGTCAACGAGAATCTGCTGGCTTATCTGAAGGAGCATAATACCGGCGAGAAATATTTGTTCGCAGCCATGGATTACGGAACTGCAGGCCCTTATATCATTGATGAACATGAGTCGGTCGTGATTCTGAACGGATTCAACAACTCGGACGTGCCTTATACCACCGATACGCTGAAGGCGCTCGTGGCGAGCGGTAAAGTGAAGTACTTCCTCGTGACTACCGGCGGCATGGGCGGCGGCGGACGTGGAGGCAATTCTGAAATTACGAACTGGATTACGGAGAACGGGACAGCAGTTCCGACAGCAGAATGGCAGGGCACAGTGACAGGCAGCAACGGAGGAACCTTGTACGAGGTGACTGTTCAGTAG
- a CDS encoding FAD-dependent oxidoreductase encodes MYEIAIIGAGPAGASAALFAAKAGKKTLLIDNDKGMTRRGWYENYYGIAETGGPELVETGHKQAVKFGAELVADQAVNLAAKGEGFVIESESGAAYEAKHVILATGVLTDLAAKAGVETKDGTEPRIKTVVAVNAEGRTSVAGIWAAGTVAGVSVHAIITAGDGAKVAINIISELNGARYVDHDLLKA; translated from the coding sequence ATGTATGAAATTGCCATCATTGGGGCCGGTCCTGCCGGCGCAAGCGCAGCCCTGTTCGCCGCCAAAGCGGGTAAAAAAACGCTGCTGATCGACAACGACAAAGGCATGACTCGCAGAGGCTGGTATGAGAACTACTATGGGATTGCCGAAACCGGCGGACCGGAGCTTGTGGAGACCGGCCATAAGCAAGCCGTCAAATTCGGGGCTGAATTGGTGGCAGACCAAGCGGTAAACCTTGCCGCTAAAGGTGAAGGCTTCGTGATCGAGAGTGAGAGCGGCGCTGCTTATGAGGCCAAGCATGTGATCCTAGCAACGGGTGTGCTGACCGATCTGGCCGCCAAAGCCGGTGTGGAAACAAAAGACGGCACAGAGCCAAGAATCAAGACGGTTGTAGCTGTAAATGCGGAAGGCCGAACCAGTGTCGCAGGCATCTGGGCAGCCGGAACGGTAGCCGGAGTAAGCGTACATGCCATTATCACTGCCGGAGACGGCGCAAAGGTTGCCATTAATATTATCAGTGAACTGAACGGTGCAAGATACGTGGATCATGACCTGCTGAAGGCTTAG
- a CDS encoding sensor histidine kinase produces the protein MIARIAGFFRRLPAPRSLRKQLLVISLLILSGLLLLIGVLQYVLMRDFIYSSRAESMETQIRSVPREIFFNPLPSGAGGIGPPGSSGNLAPGNLRNSGRRPLLLDAHSTIAVYSPDGGFKDFQEETLSDSSAPRLTDAEYNDLLKQTTDKANGSYRLITAPDGSEHLAVFMNLGKPQEARMLLQMSVSTGPLKDVIMQQLLIFAGLSVVALLGGLLLYLPALRKTLVPLSNMGEAAQIIDAGNLSERFPVHQGQTEIDKLSRSFNGMLERLEISFHNEREAKEQMRRFAADASHELRTPLTSIHGFLEVLLRGAADNREQLMGALASMHGESKRINKLVEDLLLLARMDGAPQLNIKDMMLGEIINEMQPQLLMLAGERRVTFDILPGIRGMYDPDKLKQVILNLFHNAVQHTDTLKGTIYISLTARGTEAELTVRDNGSGIAAEHIPHVFERFYRSDSSRTRKYGGSGLGLSITKSIVDAHHGGIRVESRPGEGTTFRVTLPRSEE, from the coding sequence ATGATTGCCCGCATAGCAGGATTTTTCCGCAGACTGCCGGCCCCGCGTTCCCTGCGCAAGCAGCTGCTGGTCATTTCCCTGCTGATTCTCTCCGGCCTGCTGCTCCTGATTGGTGTGCTCCAGTATGTACTCATGCGTGACTTCATTTACTCCAGCCGGGCGGAGTCCATGGAAACCCAGATCCGTTCCGTCCCGCGCGAGATTTTTTTCAATCCGCTGCCTTCCGGTGCCGGCGGGATCGGACCGCCGGGGAGCAGCGGCAATCTAGCCCCCGGAAATTTACGGAACAGCGGGAGAAGGCCCCTGCTGCTGGATGCCCATTCGACTATAGCTGTATACAGCCCGGACGGGGGGTTTAAGGATTTCCAGGAAGAGACACTGTCTGATTCTTCTGCTCCTAGACTAACCGATGCCGAATACAATGATCTGCTGAAGCAAACTACGGACAAGGCGAATGGCAGCTACCGGCTCATTACGGCACCGGACGGCAGCGAGCATCTGGCCGTATTCATGAATCTCGGCAAGCCGCAGGAGGCCAGAATGCTGCTGCAGATGAGTGTAAGCACGGGACCGCTGAAGGATGTGATCATGCAGCAGCTGCTGATTTTTGCAGGGCTGTCGGTTGTGGCCTTGCTGGGCGGACTGCTCCTGTATTTGCCTGCGCTGCGCAAAACGCTGGTCCCCCTCTCCAATATGGGAGAAGCTGCCCAGATTATTGATGCAGGCAATCTCAGCGAGCGGTTCCCCGTACACCAGGGGCAGACGGAGATTGACAAGCTGTCCCGCTCATTCAACGGCATGCTGGAGCGGCTGGAGATTTCTTTTCATAATGAACGCGAAGCCAAAGAGCAGATGCGCCGTTTTGCAGCTGATGCCTCCCATGAGCTGAGGACTCCGCTGACCTCGATTCACGGGTTCCTGGAAGTGCTGCTGCGCGGAGCCGCTGATAACAGAGAACAGCTTATGGGCGCCCTGGCCAGCATGCACGGGGAGTCCAAACGGATCAACAAGCTGGTAGAGGATCTGCTCCTCCTGGCACGCATGGATGGAGCCCCGCAGCTGAATATCAAAGACATGATGCTGGGAGAAATCATCAACGAAATGCAGCCCCAGCTGCTTATGCTCGCCGGAGAGCGCAGGGTGACCTTTGATATCTTGCCCGGCATCCGGGGGATGTATGATCCCGACAAGCTGAAACAGGTGATTCTTAATCTATTCCACAATGCGGTACAACATACCGATACCCTCAAGGGAACTATTTATATCAGCCTAACTGCCCGGGGCACAGAAGCTGAACTGACGGTGCGGGACAATGGCTCCGGGATTGCGGCTGAGCACATTCCCCATGTGTTTGAACGGTTCTACCGCAGCGATTCTTCGCGCACACGCAAATACGGCGGCTCGGGGCTCGGGCTATCCATTACCAAATCCATCGTGGATGCCCATCACGGCGGTATCCGTGTCGAGAGCCGCCCCGGCGAAGGCACCACCTTCAGGGTTACCCTTCCCCGTTCAGAAGAGTAG
- the galU gene encoding UTP--glucose-1-phosphate uridylyltransferase GalU: MVKIRKAVIPAAGLGTRFLPATKAQPKEMLPIVDKPAIQYIVEEAVRSGIESIIIVTGRNKKSIEDHFDKSVELEQTLLETEKLDLLREVQAISGLASIHYIRQKEPLGLGHAISCTEQFIGGEPFAVLLGDDIMVSEPPALLQMMKLYEQSEQTIVGVQPVPRSEVNKYGIIASGGAVKGVHVVSGLVEKPLPQAAPSTNAIMGRYILKPSIFSVLSKLERGTGGEYQLTDALHEGCRNEGLLALDLQGKRYDIGDKFGYIQATLEIGLARKELRPQLVPYLRGLLGSLEDGTEALSVLHSPGAG, from the coding sequence ATCGTGAAAATCAGAAAAGCTGTGATCCCCGCTGCAGGCCTGGGCACGCGTTTCCTGCCGGCCACCAAGGCCCAGCCGAAGGAAATGCTGCCTATTGTAGACAAGCCGGCGATTCAATATATTGTGGAGGAAGCGGTGCGCTCCGGCATTGAGAGCATCATTATCGTGACCGGCCGCAACAAAAAGTCGATTGAGGATCATTTTGACAAGTCGGTGGAGCTGGAGCAGACTCTGCTGGAAACAGAGAAACTCGACTTGCTCCGTGAAGTGCAGGCCATCAGCGGGCTGGCGAGTATTCATTACATCCGGCAAAAGGAACCGCTTGGCCTGGGACATGCAATTTCCTGCACGGAACAGTTTATCGGCGGCGAGCCGTTCGCGGTACTGCTTGGTGATGACATCATGGTCTCCGAGCCGCCGGCACTCCTGCAGATGATGAAGCTGTACGAGCAGTCCGAGCAGACTATAGTTGGTGTGCAGCCGGTACCAAGGTCCGAGGTGAACAAGTATGGAATCATTGCCTCCGGCGGCGCGGTGAAGGGCGTGCATGTGGTAAGCGGGCTGGTGGAGAAACCTCTGCCTCAGGCTGCGCCTTCAACGAATGCCATCATGGGACGCTATATCCTGAAGCCATCCATCTTTTCTGTGCTCAGCAAGCTGGAGCGCGGAACCGGCGGAGAATATCAGCTGACAGATGCGCTGCATGAGGGATGCCGGAATGAGGGGCTGCTGGCCCTTGATCTGCAGGGCAAACGTTATGATATCGGCGATAAATTCGGTTATATTCAGGCCACGCTGGAGATTGGACTGGCGCGTAAAGAACTGCGTCCGCAGCTTGTGCCTTATCTGAGGGGGCTGCTCGGCAGCTTGGAAGACGGCACAGAAGCCTTGTCTGTGCTGCATTCTCCGGGTGCAGGGTGA